Part of the Quercus robur chromosome 5, dhQueRobu3.1, whole genome shotgun sequence genome, CCTATATATACCAAAGTGGTTGGCTGTATTGCTGGTTCCCCAAATCTCTCCATTTCAGTGCAGCCATAATTGCCATGAGAGTGGGAAATAGTTTCAGTGAGAATGTATTCTTATGGTGCAGCATCCAGGAGAATAGATCAGTCCAGTTCTGATAAGGCTGGTGTGGGATAAAGTTTATGCATTCAACTAATTGCCATACCTTCTTGGTGTCTGGGCAAGATCACAGAGCATGTAAAGTGGTTTCAGGAACTTCATTACACTGCTCACAAGTTACTGAAGAGATGATGCATTTGGAAAATAGATGAAGTTTTGTTGGCAGGATAAACTGAAGAGTCCGCCATGAAGAACTTTAATCTTGTTAGGAACCTGAGCCTTCCACAGTGCCTGCCACATAATTGTTGAGCTGTGTGATTGTTTGAAGCCTCTCCTAAACCTGAGACTGCCTCGTGGTCTGACAAATTATATGCACTCCGAACTGAAAAATCTCCAATTTTTGCGCCCACCAAAAGATacaaatttttagaatttcacAGAATGCTTTGAATGACAGCAGCTTCTTGTGGCATGAACAACCTGTCCAGAACAATCCTTCTGCAGGTCTTTGTATTATCATCCAGCAACTCACACACAGTTTGCTGCAGATTGAGGATTTCTCAGTTAAACCACCCTGAATGTACTCAGTGTCAGCGCTGCCTATCTTCCCAGATGTTCACCTGTCTTCCATCGCTATCTTCTAACAGTAGCTCAACTGTGTAGCCTTTCTAGTTTCCATTATACATCTCCAACCAAATGAGGCATTGGATGGTAACTTTGTGTTAACAAGAAGAAGTTGATATGAAGGCTTTATATCTGTATGTCATTAGAAGTTTAACATAGCATTACACTTGCAGgacacccacaaaaaaaaaaaagatttaatcaATAATAAGAGCAAATTGACAGTTAATTTAAATGCTTGACCATTTTGGTTCCTTGACCACTTTTGCAAGAGCCCAAGGTGAGTGTGAGAGGAGCATAGCTACTCGGCTAATACTTCAACGTTGACGCTCTTGTAACTATCCACTTTGGCAAAGGCTTCAAGCTTCTTAGACGTTTGATCCCATCCttccattaattaaataaaagttcaccaacaagaaaaaatttgtgttattCCCacctgattaaaaaaaaaaaaagtgatacggtatgatattaatttttgagtttgggTCAATTCGGATACGAGTGCCAAAAGGTGCCACTAAGGTACAAGTATCACAATATTTTGAAGTTAgtaggaagaaaaataataacttACAGGTAATGAACAGCAAACGATTAGCCTTCCAGGTCATTTTCACTAGATTCTTCAAAATCAGCCATTAATCCTTCGAGTTTTGAATCCACTTTGGCTTTGGATCCTCATTATAGTAGCACTCTCCTTCCATTATATAAAAGTTCCCCAACaagtcaagaaaaaaatttgtattatcaAACCTGatgaaaaaacttttttttaaaaaagggatATGGaatgattttaaattttgagtttgtgATGATTGGAGTGTGAATGCCAAAAGGTGATGTTAACTAGCAAAATACTTTgaactttcttttttccctctctcaaaaaaggagtaaaaatctaaaaagaaaatctcCAATTTATACCTatgacaaattaaaattttttatcatgCAAATTTAAACCTAACATTCAAAACCCACACTTTCATTTCATTGGATATCtctccccaaaaaataaaagagaacatCAAGACTTGTAAACTGTAATAGCAAGAAGAAAGATGATGATGACTTACAGGCAAAGAAGTCGAAACATTCCTAATACTAAATTCTTTAGAGTCAGCCATACATCCTCCAAGTCTTTGAATGTGGTTCGTTGTTAGAGTAGGCTTCTCCACTAGGTCCAGCCCCATCTTCCTCATCATGGCGTCGCTTATTTCTGCTACCTTCTGTGGCTGAATTGCAAAGATTATGGCGGAGATCACCCAGATCTTCATAGAGTGTCCTGCTGTTGATGCTTAACTGTGTTATTGTTTGATTGGGATCTTCAATGTCTTGGCAACTATCCTGCTTCCCTCCGTGAATGGATTCAAGTTTCTTGGACCTTTGATCCTCTCCTTGCACTAAATAAAAGTTCACCAACAAGAcaacaagaaaaatttgtttattccaacctgatttaaaaaaaaattatgatgataACTTGTAAAGTAGTAAGAAGAAAGATTATCACATACTGGCAAAGAAGTTGAAAAATTCCCTCTGACTAGAATCCTCAGAATCAGTCATAAATCCTCCGAGTCTTTGAATCTTCTTTGGTTGTAGTTTCTCATGATAGTAGCCTTCTCCACTAGGTCCAGCCCTGTCATCCTCATCAAGACTTTGCTTGTTTTTGCAGTCTGAATTGTCAAGATCATGATGGAGAACACCCAGATCCTCAAATGGTATGCCGCTGTTGTTGATGCATTGTGACATAGTTTTATTGGATAACAAAGAGAACCCAATTTTCTCCACCTTCAAGTTCCAGGAAGATATTTCAATATTAAGTTGATAGAATCCGTTCGCATCAGTTTGACTACATGCTTTATTCCAATCGGAGCCAGAGTCACGGTAACAGGACAAATAGCAAGAGGACAAGTAGAGCAGCCAAAGGTGATGCGATTCAACTTTACCATATTTTTCTGTAAATTTAAACACTTCTGGGTTTTTAATTTGACATCCATTGACGTTCAACAAACATGAAAGTTGACAATCTCTAGGGTATTGATGAGGCTCGTCGCGTTCAAAAACAACGCACAATGCAATTCCCATCAGCTCATCAAACCCACAAGGCACTTGTAAGTTCACTTTATGGCCCATAATTTCGTGGTTAAACCCTTCTAGAATTTCACTTCCAGGAATAATAATTTCTAACTTGTCTGGCAGTCTACCACTTTGTCCCTGATATATACAAAGCATAATGtttagaagagagagagagagagagagagagagagagagagagagagaaacctgaAGCAAGTAACAGCCACTTTGAAAATTGTCAACCAATTTGAGGCAGTTGAGATATTGGAAACACAACTCGGAGTGATACGACCCGAAGGGAGCATTCTGTAGTTTTGGAAATCTCTCCAGTGAGGTACAATTGTTTGCAATTAAACACTCAATAGTTGATGGAACATTTTCCAATGATTGAAGCCTCTTGCAGCCTTCCAAATGGAGTCTTCGAAGGTTAGAGAGTTGAGAGCTGCTTTCAGGAAGGgaaacaaaattatttccaCTTAGATTTAAGTCTGCTAAAGAAGACAAGCAGCCAATATCATTGGGGATTGACAACATATCGCAGTCACAAAGATCCAAATATCTTAAAGAATGCAGACCAGATAAGGAAGGCAATGATAGACCCTCGAGAACATGACTTGTTAGCATGGAATCAAATGACAATAATGTCCCTTTCCATCGATGAATATGTAGttctttgagatttttaagtTGAACAATGGAGGAAGGAATCTCTTTTATAGCTGTTCCACTCAAATTAAGCAACTCCAACCCTTCTACATTCCCTAGGTTCTCTGGCAAGTTGTCAAATTTTGAGCATCCAGAAAGATCAAGATAATTAAGCAACTTCAAGCTACAAATGGTGTTAGGAAGACACACAAGGTTTTTGCAATCTTTTAGAATCAAGAAATTAAGGTTAGTCGAATATTCAATTGATGAAGGCAGTTCTTTTATAACTGTTCCACTCAAATCAAGCTTATACAGACCTTCGACATTCCCTAGGTTCTCAAATTTTGTGCATCCAACAAGATCAAGAGAATTACCTAACCTCAAACTACGAATTGTGTTAGGAAAACACACAAGATTTTTGCAATCCCTTACGGTCAATAAACTAAGGCTTGTCAAATGTTCAATTGATGAAGGTAGCACCCTGATAGCTATTCCACTCAAATGAAGCTTTTTCAGACCTTTGAGATTTCCTAGGTTCTCTggcaaattttcaaattttgagcatCCAGAAAGATCAAAGAATTCAAGCGACTTTAAACTACAAATGGTGCATGGAAGACAAACAAGATTTTTACAATCTTTAAGAGTCAATAAAGTAAGGCTTATCAAATGTTCAATTGATGAAGGCATCTCTTTTATAGCTGTTCCCCTCAAATAAAGCTTCTTTAGGCCTTTGGCATTCCCTAGGTTCTCTGGCAAGTTGTCAAATTTTGAGCACCCAGAAAGATCAAGATATTTAAGCGATTCCAAACTACAAATGCTACTAGGAAGACACACAAGAtttttgcaataacttaaagTCAATGAAGTCAAGCCAATCAAGCCTTCAACTGATGAAGGTAGTTCCACAATTGCAGTGAAATCCAGAAAAAGCTTTTGTAAGCATTCCATGTTTCCCACAAAATCTGGAATTTTCTTAAGTCTTGAGCAACCAAAAAGGTTAAGGGTCACGAGAGACTCCATTTCAAACTTGCTTGGAAGACGACTTAGTTTTTTGCAACCCCCCAAATTAAgaagaatcagctttttaagaATTCCAATAGATGGGTGAAGCTCACGtaaatttgtacaattttgAAGAACTAATTTTTCAAGATTTGGGACTCCAGTGAAGTCTGGGGTTATAATTAGGCCTGAAGAGCTGGTCAAGTCAATGATCTTCAACTTGTCATAATTCtgttaaaagaaataattttttttttgaataattagCATTCTAGTGTctatttattgaaattattgaaatttaaaaagcaaAGTTGTATTAGAATACTTAATAATGCTCTTACCTTTATTCGTTTCCAAAGTCGTTCAATTTTGCTTTGTGGTAAATAAAGTTGAACAAGCTCATCTAGTTGGATACTTGATGGCAATGATTTTGAAGGATATTGAATCCAATCAAGAATTCTTAAATTGGTAGGAAGATGTTTGGGTTCAAGCAAAATACCACGAACTCTAAGAAATTTGAGATTGTACATCTTTGAAACAACCTTAAAGTCCCAACGTGCCTCTTTTTCTTCATGACACATACCACAAATATCCATGGCTTGAACTGCTTTTGATCCCTTGTAATCAAGAAGAAATTGGTGAATtgcaaaatatattattagcataacaattcaaatttgaattttttttttttttttgaataataagGTAGGGattaaactcaaattctctaaATAACCTCttaccttattttttttcaagactTCATCAATGTCCTCATAACACCATAGTTTACTACGCATCCTAGGATCATTAGGGCACTCTTGATGAACTATGTTCCTACCCATTCCTGCAAGtaaatcatgcatccacaaTATATTTTCACCCACAATTTTCAAGAGAGATTTATTAATGAGTTCCTTCAATCCAATATCAGGGTAAAGGCCAAGATTATCTAGTATTTCTACAACATGATCTTTCCTCTCATGATTGAAGAAGCATGCAATGTGTAGGAAAATTTCCTTCTCAGTTTCATGGAGTCCATCAAAACTTAATTTAAGTACTTGGAGAACTTCTCTCTCAGGAAATTCTTTGAGCCTCTCTAACGCACTTTCCCATTCAATAACacttttatcaaacaaaaaggAACCTAAAACCTTAAGAGCTAAAGGAAGGCCAGCAGCATAATTCAAAAAGCGGTTAGacacatttaaaaaatcatCTGGGACGTACTTTTTCTTAAAGGCTTTCGAGCAAAAAAGTTGAAGAGCATATTCATCATTTAATCCTTTAACTTCATATATTTCATCTACTCCATGTGTCCTCAACACCTGCACATCTCTTGTTGTTATGATAATTCTACTGCCTGAACCAAACCAATCATGCTTTCGAGCTAACATATTTAACAAGTATGGTTTATCTacatcatcaagaacaagtaaaaTCTTTTTATGACATAACCTATTCTTGATATTGAGAACCCCATCATACTCATcacttattttcaaatttgtttccATCAAAATTTGATCAATAATTTTCTGTTGTAGTGGAACTAAACCatctttttcataattttccCTAACATCCTCTATAAAACTACAAGCTTCAAATTCTTTAGAAACCATTTGATAAACAACCCTTGCAAGAGTTGTCTTACCCATTCCCCCCATCGCCCAAATCCCTATAAAACGAACATTATTTGACATCATAGCTAAACATAACAGCAACTCCACCACTTGAGAATCTATTCCTACTAGATCCTTAGTAATATTTGCAAATGCATCATATTTCAAGTTAAGCGATATCCATCCCGCAATGCTTTGGATATCATGTGACTCAGGCCTGTAATGAACAAAGTAAAATATGCATTGAGTTTGAACAACCAAAAGTTCACACAAAAAATATGATACATTTctaatgttcaatttttttgattgaaacataaatatatatatatgcatgcatGTATGTATGATTGTTTTGCTCaagaaaaaactgaaaaaagtaCAATGAAACTTGTATGTAGATTTGCTTAAGGTTCCAAATAGAGTTATATTTATGAAGTGGGTTATTTGgatatttaaaagaaataaataattaaaatttaattaccgATAATTATTTAAATGCCATCCGCGAAGGTTGCCCACTTGTCTCAAAGCATCTCTCCATTTCTTTACcctctcttttttcccctttttttcatattcaacaaatgGCTTTGCAAAAGCTCCTCTTTGTTTCCGTACATCAGATGGATTCACATAGTGAAAAACAGGTAGAACTGTCATTCCCATATATTTCCTACAATCAATGATTTTTACAAGTTCATCTAAGCACCAAGTTGAAGATGCATAGTTTTCTGAAAGAACAACGATAGCAAACTTCGATTCTTCTATGGCTTCCAATAGCTCTTCTTTAATGAATTTCCCTCTCTCAAGTTTTTGATCATCTCTAAAAGTGTAAATGCCTCTATCTTTCAAAACATTATATAGATGATCCACAAAATTATTGCGGGTGTCCTCACCTCTGAAATTGAGAAAGATATCATATTTCCATTGGCCAGCAGGAGAAGTAGATAAAGAACTTGTTCGGGCAGTAAAATAAGATGTAGAAGAAGAACTTGGGAAAGATGACAAGGAGGTCACACCCATTAAAGCCTacataccaaaaataaaatcaattagaaGTTTAGAACTGAAGAGAGAttgttaaaaaacaaataaattaggaAAGAACAAACTATTTGATTTCTAACCAGATTTCCGTGGCTTTGGAATTCCAGTGTAAAGAACTCAAACTCTGCTGAAGAACTTGAGTCCCTTGTACTCGAGTTCCAATGTAAAGAACTCAAACTCTGctgaaaactcaaaaaaatatataatctcaaatttttcttgttgagcTATGTAGAGCCtagtttgtgtttgattcaaaTTATGACTCAACCTGATATAAAAGTGTTTTggttttaatgaaagtttttctAATGATTAGTCCATGGAGTGGAAGTTTGAGCCGATTGACCCATTTTTAGCCCATGTGAAACTACTGTGTAGGATATAAATAACATTGTTTCATATTAGGGTTCATTGTgttgttttgagagagaaaaattttattgcTATATCTTGTATTTTTCCCTGAAAATAGTGAAATCACTTCAACTTCATAGACTTAGGCAAATTGCAGAActacttatttttttgtgttgtgtaaTTGCCTTTTGTgtgtattattttctttctatttttcacttttcacagATCTAAGAATTCAtgtatattcacaacatttctcaatggaactcaagttttagAGACTCAAATTCCAACTTCGGTCACATAACTAATATGTTTCAATTTTGATCATATAACTAATATGTTTGAAAAATTAACTTATGCGACAAAAAGAAACCCTAGGTGACCTTGTTTATGATTAATTTGACTTAAAGTGGTGTTTAATTGGTCGTGTAGGAAATTTAcaagaaactttgttcttcAAGATTCAAAGCTTATACATCCCGCGTTTTCACAAATTACAGcgaaagtttttatttttcacttttattatTACTAACAGGCTGTAATAGCTATAAAGTTCTCAACAAAAAGAGAGGCTATAAAGTTGTTTTCATGTTGCTTTTTCACCAGGTAAAAAGTTTTTCCTTTATTGTATAAATTCAAGCATTACAGGGAGGAAAACAAGTCGTGAGCATCAGTATTGGTGGTGGTAAAATAGTTATATTACCAACTCAAGCTCCAAAAAATGCTCACCTCAATGATGtcaaagtcaaatttttttagcaaCTTGCTACAGTGAACAAAAATTAGGCAAAATGCCTAAATTAAGTATATTTGAAACCTAGAATATTAGATGattcaattgaacaaaaataaaggtaaattctaaaataagttttaaataaaatttattttaaggtgaaatttgcattttaatctaattttaataaacataaaaatgaaaagaagtaaGCTAGGGAAGAAGAAAACTAGGATTTTGAATCCCTCCGTTCATCAGATAGGTCAAaccttacctttttctttttttttgtttggtcgATTGTCTGTTGAAGCACAGTTGAACTGAGGGTTCACAAAGTAGAGCAAATTAACTCAATCCCGCCACACGTACACATCACTCTGGTACCCGCTGCGACGAAGCCAGCCACGTCGCCATCCATAAACGCTGTTGAGGTCTCACCGTTCTGAACTCAGGGGAGGGGGTGCGTACTTGGTAGCTCTTAGTCAAGTCAACTACGCGTAAATGGTGTGGGGATACGGAGAGTTGGGGTGGACCAAGCTTTTTCTGGAGCAATGTGCAAAGCAAAAGGGTTTGACGGTTTGTTGATAACTCGCATTCAAACTCTGGTTATCTCTTAGTCAAGTCCACTACGCGTAAATGGTGTGGGGATAGTGAGAGTTGGAGTGGACCAAGCTTTTTCTGGAGCAATGTGCAAAGCAAAAGGATTCAAGTAATTAATGGCTGAAATTGAAAGCTGATTAAGAGGACAATAAAGGAAAGCAAATTCGATGTTTGCTACTTTAGCATCCGTTAGGAAAACGAGAAAAGCAAAACCCTCCCAGAAAGCAAACCAACAAGTGCGATAAAAAGGTATGTGTATAAGCAAAAGCAAAAGTAATTGGCAAAAATGGGTAATtactcataaaaaattaattatatagttaGTAGGGCCGGTTTACAAAGTATTTGGATTTTTAGCAACTCGAGCCTCAAAGGCTCGATTTTGACCTCTAAATCAAGCCTTTGAGGCTCGGTTTCTACGACTTGATATCGCCAAATTCCATGTGGCGTGTCCacgtggaacttgagtttttaaaactcgagttctacgTGGACACGCCACGTGGAATATGGCCAAGTAGATCTCGAGGCTCAGAGACTCAGTTTACTTAAAGTGAAACTGAGAGTGAAACCGAGTCTCAGAAACTCGATTTCAAATAAggcattttcaaaaataacGCCTCACACAAATCACTCTCCACTATCACTCACCCTCACCCTCTCTCTCACACAGAGCAGACGCGCACTCTCACGCTCTCACTCACTGTCTCACCCTCTCACACTAATCTGTCACTCACTTTCTCCACTCACGCTCTCACTCACCTGCTTCTCCATCTCATTGTTCTCTCAGTCAATCTCAGTCTCAGTCTCAGTTAGCCTTCGCCAAAAGCTTTGATCAAGCCACAGCAAGCTTTGAGTCTACGCGGTCtctcaaaaataaagaaaaaggtgaGTTGCTTTGTACCCACCATTcactgtttggttgccgagaaacatgcatgaaaaattaaagaaagtttgGTTTCACGAAgttgttttctattttggtttatgtattgAATTTGTAATAAAACTGTTAAACCTGCTAAAAAAGAGGGAAACTTTATTGTGTTTTGAGATTGaattggtttgtgggtttgattttttttgttttgttttgtgcttTGTTCTGTTCGTGGGTTGAACTATTGATATGAGGGAAATTTCATACTCAAATCTTGAACTATGCATTGTTTTGCAGTGATGATGTTAGGGTTTGTTAACTGGGTCTTTGTTAAATTAAATTGTTGATGTTAGGGTTTGTTAAAGTTGATGATAGGGTTTGTCAAAGTTGATGATTTAGTGTTTAATTTGATCCATGTTACTGAAAGTTTGATGACTTTCTTCTTGGTAAATTTGATAATGTCTTAaacccctttttatttttctaattttgtgaATTCTGCATCTGTGctcctttaaattttatttacatttaaatatttcaattgggttgtcattttaaatttttttcgcatttagtaattttaaattttccataTGAAGCGTATGCTTAGTGTAATTGTAATTGGATAATGATCAAAATATACTTATAATAGATTGATTGAAACATTTAGGAGATATTGGAATGGGCTTGGCTGCTTCTCTTAGGATTATTTCTGTTCCTTCTTTTTTAAAAC contains:
- the LOC126727805 gene encoding disease resistance protein RUN1-like, with amino-acid sequence MEKQALMGVTSLSSFPSSSSTSYFTARTSSLSTSPAGQWKYDIFLNFRGEDTRNNFVDHLYNVLKDRGIYTFRDDQKLERGKFIKEELLEAIEESKFAIVVLSENYASSTWCLDELVKIIDCRKYMGMTVLPVFHYVNPSDVRKQRGAFAKPFVEYEKKGKKERVKKWRDALRQVGNLRGWHLNNYRPESHDIQSIAGWISLNLKYDAFANITKDLVGIDSQVVELLLCLAMMSNNVRFIGIWAMGGMGKTTLARVVYQMVSKEFEACSFIEDVRENYEKDGLVPLQQKIIDQILMETNLKISDEYDGVLNIKNRLCHKKILLVLDDVDKPYLLNMLARKHDWFGSGSRIIITTRDVQVLRTHGVDEIYEVKGLNDEYALQLFCSKAFKKKYVPDDFLNVSNRFLNYAAGLPLALKVLGSFLFDKSVIEWESALERLKEFPEREVLQEWVGT
- the LOC126725151 gene encoding probable disease resistance protein At4g19520; the encoded protein is MDICGMCHEEKEARWDFKVVSKMYNLKFLRVRGILLEPKHLPTNLRILDWIQYPSKSLPSSIQLDELVQLYLPQSKIERLWKRIKNYDKLKIIDLTSSSGLIITPDFTGVPNLEKLVLQNCTNLRELHPSIGILKKLILLNLGGCKKLSRLPSKFEMESLVTLNLFGCSRLKKIPDFVGNMECLQKLFLDFTAIVELPSSVEGLIGLTSLTLSYCKNLVCLPSSICSLESLKYLDLSGCSKFDNLPENLGNAKGLKKLYLRGTAIKEMPSSIEHLISLTLLTLKDCKNLVCLPCTICSLKSLEFFDLSGCSKFENLPENLGNLKGLKKLHLSGIAIRVLPSSIEHLTSLSLLTVRDCKNLVCFPNTIRSLRLGNSLDLVGCTKFENLGNVEGLYKLDLSGTVIKELPSSIEYSTNLNFLILKDCKNLVCLPNTICSLKLLNYLDLSGCSKFDNLPENLGNVEGLELLNLSGTAIKEIPSSIVQLKNLKELHIHRWKGTLLSFDSMLTSHVLEGLSLPSLSGLHSLRYLDLCDCDMLSIPNDIGCLSSLADLNLSGNNFVSLPESSSQLSNLRRLHLEGCKRLQSLENVPSTIECLIANNCTSLERFPKLQNAPFGSYHSELCFQYLNCLKLVDNFQSGCYLLQVSLSLSLSLSLSLSLLNIMLCIYQGQSGRLPDKLEIIIPGSEILEGFNHEIMGHKVNLQVPCGFDELMGIALCVVFERDEPHQYPRDCQLSCLLNVNGCQIKNPEVFKFTEKYGKVESHHLWLLYLSSCYLSCYRDSGSDWNKACSQTDANGFYQLNIEISSWNLKVEKIGFSLLSNKTMSQCINNSGIPFEDLGVLHHDLDNSDCKNKQSLDEDDRAGPSGEGYYHEKLQPKKIQRLGGFMTDSEDSSQREFFNFFAMQGEDQRSKKLESIHGGKQDSCQDIEDPNQTITQLSINSRTLYEDLGDLRHNLCNSATEGSRNKRRHDEEDGAGPSGEAYSNNEPHSKTWRMYG